The Myxococcota bacterium genome has a segment encoding these proteins:
- a CDS encoding PfkB family carbohydrate kinase, with translation MYRVDDLALAGARTRYRERVVAPGGMAANALVQAAALGCRAELLSAVGDDAEGRALLRALRARGVATRRVARSPAAATPVALVLVDRRTGERRFVVRDRRALERGAPRFDLAPVRRGAVVVCDGHFAGRAREALAKARAVGAATVGDYTRPGRAVLGLVALTDFPIVPLEFAERFAAGDVRETLRALRARSGGTPVVTLGARGALALVGGRFRRIAPHRVRAVDTTGAGDAFHGAFAAGVARGLPVLESLAVASRAGAVACTALGATARLLGERDLPRGALGA, from the coding sequence GTGTATCGCGTCGACGACCTCGCGCTCGCGGGTGCGCGCACGCGCTACCGCGAGCGGGTCGTCGCGCCGGGCGGCATGGCGGCGAACGCGCTCGTGCAGGCGGCCGCGCTCGGGTGCCGCGCGGAGCTGCTCTCGGCGGTCGGCGACGACGCGGAGGGGCGCGCGCTCCTGCGCGCGCTGCGCGCGCGCGGCGTCGCGACCCGCCGCGTCGCTCGCAGCCCGGCGGCCGCGACGCCGGTCGCGCTCGTGCTGGTCGACCGGCGGACGGGCGAGCGGCGCTTCGTCGTGCGCGACCGGCGCGCGCTCGAACGCGGCGCACCGCGCTTCGACCTCGCGCCCGTACGACGCGGCGCGGTCGTCGTCTGCGACGGCCACTTCGCCGGGCGCGCGCGCGAGGCGCTCGCGAAGGCGCGCGCCGTCGGCGCCGCGACCGTCGGCGACTACACGCGACCCGGTCGCGCCGTCCTCGGGCTCGTCGCGCTCACCGACTTCCCGATCGTGCCGCTCGAGTTCGCGGAGCGCTTCGCCGCGGGCGACGTCCGCGAGACGCTGCGCGCCCTGCGCGCGCGCTCGGGCGGGACGCCCGTGGTCACGCTCGGCGCGCGCGGCGCGCTCGCGCTCGTCGGCGGCCGGTTCCGTCGCATCGCGCCGCACCGCGTCCGCGCCGTCGACACGACGGGCGCGGGCGACGCCTTCCACGGCGCGTTCGCCGCCGGCGTCGCGCGCGGGCTCCCCGTGCTCGAGAGCCTCGCGGTCGCGAGTCGCGCCGGGGCGGTCGCGTGCACCGCGCTCGGCGCGACGGCGCGGCTGCTCGGCGAGCGCGACCTCCCCCGCGGCGCGCTCGGCGCTTGA
- a CDS encoding DNA topoisomerase IV subunit A, whose translation MAQLEALMREHFVDYASYFILDRAIPDIRDGLKPVQRRILHTLFSMHDGRYHKVASIVGETMKLHPHGDAAIGDALVVLANKDFFIDRQGNFGDPLTGQPAAAPRYIEARLTPLALETLFDPDLTPYVSSYDGRNKEPVCLPAKLPVVLMLGTEGIAVGMSTKILPHNLAELWRAQIDLIQGKPVTLLPDFQQGGLMDASAYDDGRGKVEVRAKIEARDEKHVVVREIPYGTTTESLIASIEAAAQRGRIKVASINDFTTDRVEIELALPRGVTADEVIPQLYAYTDCSVSVSSNLIVVRDRKPEQLSVSEVLTWLTQQLREQLEAELEFERARLVDRKHWLTLERIFVEKRVYKRIEKARTGEAVRDEVWEGMHEHERLFVRPMVEEDVKRLLDLRIRRISLFDIEKNKKDLKDVDDGIKACDRKLAHMKKTTIDYVKGLLERYGDQFPRRTSVTQIEAVDKKAVALQNVKLSYDPDTGFFGSAVKGERFKLTVSEFDHVLAIAQDGTYRIMQAPEKQLFSSKLLYCAPFDPEKPEDFTVVYRDAKRFAFAKQISIDKFVRNREYQLVRDKAGRIDLLLRPPEAGVVTLEFVPAKRQRLKSAKFDLGELVPTGTTARGTRLAPKPVAKVSHAPRKEPPPRKLGGGISTAPRSRAGRAAASKTRGGAPGTGRPGQGELF comes from the coding sequence ATGGCGCAGCTCGAAGCGCTGATGCGCGAGCACTTCGTCGACTACGCGAGCTACTTCATCCTCGATCGCGCCATTCCCGACATCCGCGACGGCCTGAAGCCCGTGCAGCGGCGCATCCTGCACACGCTCTTCTCGATGCACGACGGGCGCTACCACAAGGTGGCGAGCATCGTCGGCGAGACGATGAAGCTGCACCCGCACGGCGACGCCGCGATCGGCGACGCGCTCGTCGTGCTCGCCAACAAGGACTTCTTCATCGATCGCCAGGGCAACTTCGGCGACCCGCTGACGGGCCAGCCCGCCGCCGCGCCGCGCTACATCGAGGCGCGGCTCACGCCGCTCGCGCTCGAGACGCTCTTCGACCCGGACCTGACGCCGTACGTGTCGAGCTACGACGGGCGCAACAAGGAGCCCGTCTGCCTGCCCGCGAAGCTGCCGGTCGTGCTGATGCTCGGCACCGAGGGCATCGCGGTCGGCATGTCGACGAAGATCCTGCCGCACAACCTCGCCGAGCTCTGGCGCGCGCAGATCGACCTGATCCAGGGGAAGCCGGTGACGCTCCTGCCGGACTTCCAGCAGGGCGGCCTGATGGACGCGTCGGCCTACGACGACGGCCGCGGCAAGGTCGAGGTGCGCGCGAAGATCGAGGCGCGCGACGAGAAGCACGTCGTCGTCCGCGAGATCCCCTACGGCACGACGACCGAGAGCCTGATCGCGTCGATCGAGGCGGCCGCCCAGCGCGGTCGCATCAAGGTCGCCTCGATCAACGACTTCACGACGGACCGCGTCGAGATCGAGCTCGCGCTCCCGCGCGGCGTCACGGCGGACGAGGTCATCCCGCAGCTCTACGCCTACACCGACTGCAGCGTCTCGGTGTCGTCGAACCTGATCGTCGTGCGCGATCGCAAGCCCGAGCAGCTCAGCGTGAGCGAAGTGCTCACCTGGCTCACGCAGCAGCTCCGCGAGCAGCTCGAGGCCGAGCTCGAGTTCGAGCGCGCACGCCTCGTCGACCGCAAGCACTGGCTGACGCTCGAGCGCATCTTCGTCGAGAAGCGCGTGTACAAGCGCATCGAGAAGGCGCGCACCGGCGAGGCCGTCCGCGACGAGGTGTGGGAGGGCATGCACGAGCACGAGCGGCTCTTCGTGCGGCCGATGGTCGAGGAGGACGTGAAGCGCCTGCTCGACCTCCGCATCCGGCGCATCTCGCTCTTCGACATCGAGAAGAACAAGAAGGACCTGAAGGACGTCGACGACGGCATCAAGGCGTGCGACCGCAAGCTCGCCCACATGAAGAAGACGACGATCGACTACGTGAAGGGCCTGCTCGAGCGCTACGGCGACCAGTTCCCGCGCCGCACGTCGGTCACGCAGATCGAGGCCGTCGACAAGAAGGCGGTCGCGCTCCAGAACGTCAAGCTCTCGTACGACCCCGACACCGGCTTCTTCGGCTCGGCCGTGAAGGGCGAGCGCTTCAAGCTCACCGTCAGCGAGTTCGACCACGTGCTCGCGATCGCGCAGGACGGCACGTACCGGATCATGCAGGCGCCCGAGAAGCAGCTCTTCTCCTCGAAGCTCCTGTACTGCGCGCCGTTCGACCCCGAGAAGCCCGAGGACTTCACGGTCGTGTACCGCGACGCGAAGCGCTTCGCGTTCGCGAAGCAGATCTCGATCGACAAGTTCGTGCGCAACCGCGAGTACCAGCTCGTGCGCGACAAGGCGGGCCGCATCGATCTCCTCTTGCGGCCGCCCGAGGCGGGCGTCGTCACGCTCGAGTTCGTGCCCGCGAAGCGCCAGCGGCTGAAGAGCGCGAAGTTCGACCTCGGCGAGCTCGTGCCGACGGGCACGACGGCGCGCGGCACGCGCCTCGCGCCGAAGCCCGTCGCGAAGGTGTCGCACGCGCCGCGCAAGGAGCCGCCGCCGCGCAAGCTCGGCGGCGGGATCTCGACGGCGCCGCGCTCGCGCGCGGGCCGCGCGGCGGCGTCGAAGACGCGCGGCGGCGCGCCGGGCACGGGAAGGCCGGGGCAGGGCGAGCTCTTCTGA
- the dusB gene encoding tRNA dihydrouridine synthase DusB gives MDDRYKSAENRDVAPAAPGEFAPVAIGPLRVWPPVVLAPMAGITNPPYRRICRGFGAGLYVSEMITARALVEGNEKTLRLAGFDPDERPRSLQLYGVDPLWVGRAVEWLCGEGRVDHLDMNFGCPVRKVTSRGGGAALPAKPRLLARIVRAAVRAAGDVPVTIKFRMGIEDDWLTFRDAGRIGEDEGCAAVAMHARTAAQHYDGDACWDAIGELKQLVRTIPVLGNGDVWEAGDALRMMRATGCDGVVVGRGCLGRPWLFRDLACVFDGREPPDPPRFGEIARVMVEHARLLAEWMGERQGARNFRKHATWYTKGFPQSARLRDRLIAIDSVAELEAILAEVDPEMWFPPSAMRARRGKRGGRQRVALPEGYREQVDDDTPPGAEAESIASGG, from the coding sequence GTGGACGATCGCTACAAGAGCGCGGAGAACCGCGACGTCGCGCCCGCCGCGCCGGGCGAGTTCGCGCCCGTCGCGATCGGCCCGCTGCGCGTGTGGCCGCCGGTGGTGCTCGCGCCGATGGCGGGCATCACGAACCCGCCCTACCGGCGCATCTGCCGCGGCTTCGGCGCGGGCCTGTACGTGTCGGAGATGATCACCGCGCGCGCGCTCGTCGAGGGCAACGAGAAGACGCTGCGCCTCGCCGGGTTCGACCCGGACGAGCGCCCGCGCAGCCTCCAGCTCTACGGCGTCGACCCGCTCTGGGTGGGGCGCGCGGTCGAGTGGCTGTGCGGCGAGGGCCGCGTCGACCACCTCGACATGAACTTCGGCTGCCCGGTGCGCAAGGTGACGAGCCGCGGCGGCGGCGCGGCGCTCCCCGCGAAGCCGCGCCTGCTCGCGCGCATCGTGCGCGCGGCCGTGCGCGCGGCCGGCGACGTTCCCGTCACGATCAAGTTCCGCATGGGCATCGAGGACGACTGGCTCACCTTCCGCGACGCGGGCCGCATCGGCGAGGACGAGGGCTGTGCGGCCGTCGCCATGCACGCGCGCACGGCCGCGCAGCACTACGACGGCGACGCGTGCTGGGACGCGATCGGCGAGCTGAAGCAGCTCGTCCGCACGATCCCCGTGCTCGGGAACGGCGACGTCTGGGAGGCGGGCGATGCGCTGCGCATGATGCGCGCGACCGGCTGCGACGGCGTCGTCGTCGGCCGCGGCTGCCTCGGGCGCCCCTGGCTGTTCCGCGACCTCGCGTGCGTGTTCGACGGACGCGAACCGCCCGACCCGCCGCGCTTCGGCGAGATCGCGCGCGTGATGGTCGAGCACGCGCGACTGCTCGCGGAGTGGATGGGAGAGCGCCAGGGCGCGCGCAACTTCCGCAAGCACGCCACCTGGTACACGAAGGGCTTCCCGCAGAGCGCGCGCCTGCGCGACCGGCTGATCGCGATCGATTCGGTCGCGGAGCTCGAGGCGATCCTCGCGGAGGTCGACCCGGAGATGTGGTTCCCGCCGTCGGCGATGCGCGCGCGTCGCGGCAAGCGCGGCGGGCGGCAGCGCGTCGCGCTGCCCGAGGGCTACCGGGAGCAGGTCGACGACGACACGCCGCCGGGCGCCGAGGCCGAGTCGATCGCGTCGGGAGGCTAG
- a CDS encoding gamma-glutamyltransferase family protein: MPAATDPAAPLADAARNGAPRPKAPNDRLAFRSSRSPVLGTRGLVASSQPLATAAGLRMLREGGNATDAAVAAAAALAVTEPVMTGLGGDCFALVHDASTRRVHALNGSGRAPAALDLARLERDGVRGEMPRFHAHTVTVPGAFAGWCDALERHGSLPLDSVLAPAIELAEEGFPVAPITAELWKLARFQLDASPGGRALQIDGRAPAPGERFRNADLARTLRALAEGGRAAFYEGDVARAIERVVRDHGGALAAADLAEHASTFEDPISLEYRGLRVWECAPNGQGLAALIALGLVRGLDLASLDPLGPERFHAMIEAMRLAFADARAFVADPAHARVPVDELLSETYLARRRDAIDPSRANPGALAGRPLAGSDTVYLCAVDAAGNACSFINSNYQFFGTGLVPEGCGFALQNRGAGFSLDPRHPNVVAPRKRPYHTIIPGMLTHADDGALFGPFGVMGGFMQPQGHLQVVVALADDGEDPQSALDRPRFQLPGGEAGDAVQLEEGLPADTLRALAARGHETQVLGGLGRASFGRGQIVQRTRDGVLWGGSDPRADGCAMPL; encoded by the coding sequence GTGCCCGCCGCCACCGACCCCGCTGCTCCGCTCGCCGACGCCGCGCGCAACGGCGCGCCGCGCCCGAAGGCACCGAACGATCGGCTCGCGTTCCGCTCGTCGCGCTCGCCCGTGCTCGGCACGCGCGGTCTCGTCGCGTCGAGCCAGCCGCTCGCGACCGCCGCCGGCCTGCGCATGCTGCGCGAGGGCGGCAACGCCACCGACGCCGCGGTCGCGGCGGCGGCCGCGCTCGCGGTCACGGAGCCGGTGATGACCGGGCTCGGAGGCGACTGCTTCGCGCTCGTGCACGACGCCTCGACGCGGCGCGTGCACGCGCTGAACGGCTCGGGCCGCGCGCCCGCCGCGCTCGACCTCGCGCGGCTCGAGCGCGATGGCGTCCGCGGAGAGATGCCGCGCTTCCACGCGCACACGGTGACGGTGCCGGGCGCGTTCGCGGGGTGGTGCGACGCGCTCGAGCGGCACGGCTCGCTGCCGCTCGACTCCGTGCTGGCGCCGGCGATCGAGCTCGCCGAGGAGGGCTTCCCGGTCGCGCCGATCACCGCCGAGCTGTGGAAGCTCGCGCGCTTCCAGCTCGACGCGTCGCCCGGCGGGCGCGCGCTCCAGATCGACGGTCGCGCGCCCGCGCCCGGCGAGCGCTTCCGCAACGCCGACCTCGCGCGCACGCTGCGCGCGCTCGCGGAGGGCGGGCGCGCCGCGTTCTACGAAGGCGACGTCGCGCGGGCGATCGAGCGCGTCGTCCGCGACCACGGCGGCGCGCTCGCGGCCGCCGACCTCGCCGAGCACGCATCGACCTTCGAGGATCCGATCTCGCTCGAGTACCGCGGGCTGCGCGTCTGGGAGTGCGCGCCGAACGGCCAGGGCCTCGCGGCGCTGATCGCGCTCGGGCTCGTGCGCGGGCTCGACCTGGCGTCGCTCGACCCGCTCGGGCCCGAGCGCTTCCACGCGATGATCGAGGCGATGCGGCTCGCGTTCGCCGACGCGCGCGCGTTCGTCGCCGACCCGGCGCACGCGCGCGTGCCCGTCGACGAGCTGCTGTCCGAGACCTACCTCGCGCGGCGCCGCGACGCGATCGACCCGTCGCGCGCGAACCCCGGCGCGCTCGCGGGACGCCCGCTCGCGGGCAGCGACACGGTCTACCTGTGCGCCGTCGACGCGGCCGGCAACGCGTGCTCGTTCATCAACAGCAACTACCAGTTCTTCGGCACCGGACTCGTGCCCGAAGGCTGCGGCTTCGCGCTCCAGAACCGCGGCGCGGGGTTCTCGCTCGATCCGCGCCACCCGAACGTCGTCGCGCCGCGCAAGCGTCCGTACCACACGATCATCCCGGGCATGCTCACGCACGCCGACGACGGAGCGCTGTTCGGACCGTTCGGCGTGATGGGCGGCTTCATGCAGCCGCAGGGACACCTGCAGGTCGTCGTCGCGCTCGCCGACGACGGCGAGGATCCGCAGTCCGCGCTCGACCGGCCTCGCTTCCAGCTCCCGGGCGGCGAGGCGGGCGACGCCGTGCAGCTCGAGGAAGGGCTTCCCGCCGACACGCTGCGCGCGCTCGCCGCGCGAGGACACGAGACGCAGGTGCTCGGCGGCCTCGGGCGCGCGAGCTTCGGGCGCGGGCAGATCGTGCAGCGCACGCGCGACGGCGTGCTCTGGGGCGGGAGCGATCCGCGCGCCGACGGCTGCGCCATGCCCCTGTGA
- a CDS encoding acyl-CoA dehydrogenase family protein, which yields MGSYLNDIVRTYMDHMIDWESMLRLRKGDDVDVAAEKAALVEVLETAAAICEEIEPEARAGWENASRLVDGEVVYPPHVERGYAKLAEAGLISFGVDEQYGGFGLPAFVSNLILQMVSRADAGLMTIVGLQAGVAEDIQLYADDELKQAYLPRFASGEVMGAMDLTEPNAGSDLGAITTRADEKDGDFFLSGQKIFITNGGCEVHLVLARDADTYEASKGTTRGLSLFLCPRTLPDGAVNAVRVQRLEHKLGIHGSPTAAIEFDEARAWRVGEKGQGFKAMLTLMNNARLGVAAQGVGISEAALHAALAYAKERKQFGQPIASQPLMKNMLAKMALSLEGSRALLYRACILVDRNKAIDAFLARGEGDVGRAKELQAERERNATRIRLLTPLAKYLATETCDEVSRKAIQVHGGIGFMAESEVGKLHHDAIITTIYEGTSEIQVSFALKEIGKGALGVVFEELGRELDHVDDPRLREFAAKVRAGMQRILESSAALLADFGYALLSAQLLADVVIDVVVAAELLKQAQASPARFDLAASWINQKMLDVDAKTRRIQDGGSARIDRCEKILGLAE from the coding sequence ATGGGCAGCTATCTGAACGACATCGTCCGCACCTACATGGATCACATGATCGACTGGGAGTCGATGCTGCGGCTGCGCAAGGGCGACGACGTCGACGTCGCCGCCGAGAAGGCCGCGCTGGTGGAGGTGCTCGAGACGGCGGCCGCGATCTGCGAGGAGATCGAGCCCGAGGCGCGCGCGGGATGGGAGAACGCGTCGCGGCTCGTCGACGGCGAGGTCGTGTATCCGCCGCACGTCGAGCGCGGCTACGCGAAGCTCGCCGAGGCCGGGCTCATCTCGTTCGGCGTCGACGAGCAGTACGGCGGCTTCGGGCTCCCGGCCTTCGTCTCGAACCTGATCCTGCAGATGGTCTCGCGCGCGGACGCGGGCCTGATGACGATCGTCGGGCTGCAGGCCGGCGTCGCCGAGGACATCCAGCTCTACGCGGACGACGAGCTCAAGCAGGCCTACCTGCCGCGCTTCGCCTCGGGCGAAGTGATGGGCGCGATGGACCTGACCGAGCCGAACGCCGGCTCCGACCTCGGCGCGATCACCACGCGCGCCGACGAGAAGGACGGCGACTTCTTCCTCTCGGGCCAGAAGATCTTCATCACGAACGGCGGCTGCGAGGTGCACCTCGTGCTCGCGCGCGACGCCGACACGTACGAGGCGTCGAAGGGCACGACGCGCGGCCTCTCGCTCTTCCTCTGCCCGCGCACGCTGCCCGACGGCGCGGTGAACGCCGTGCGCGTGCAGCGCCTCGAGCACAAGCTCGGCATCCACGGCTCGCCGACGGCCGCGATCGAGTTCGACGAAGCGCGCGCGTGGCGCGTCGGCGAGAAGGGCCAGGGCTTCAAGGCGATGCTGACGCTGATGAACAACGCGCGGCTCGGCGTCGCCGCGCAGGGCGTCGGCATCTCGGAGGCGGCGCTCCACGCCGCGCTCGCCTACGCGAAGGAGCGCAAGCAGTTCGGCCAGCCGATCGCGAGCCAGCCGCTCATGAAGAACATGCTCGCGAAGATGGCGCTCTCGCTCGAGGGGAGCCGCGCGCTGCTCTATCGCGCGTGCATCCTCGTCGACCGCAACAAGGCGATCGACGCGTTCCTCGCGCGCGGCGAGGGCGACGTCGGGCGCGCGAAGGAGCTGCAGGCCGAGCGCGAGCGCAACGCGACCCGCATCCGTCTGCTCACGCCGCTCGCGAAGTACCTGGCGACCGAGACGTGCGACGAGGTGAGCCGCAAGGCGATCCAGGTGCACGGCGGCATCGGCTTCATGGCGGAGAGCGAGGTCGGCAAGCTCCACCACGACGCGATCATCACGACCATCTACGAAGGCACGTCCGAGATCCAGGTCTCGTTCGCGCTGAAGGAGATCGGCAAGGGCGCGCTCGGCGTCGTCTTCGAGGAGCTCGGACGGGAGCTCGACCACGTCGACGACCCGCGCCTGCGCGAGTTCGCCGCGAAGGTGCGCGCGGGCATGCAGCGCATCCTCGAGTCGTCGGCCGCGCTGCTCGCGGACTTCGGCTACGCGCTGCTCTCGGCGCAGCTGCTCGCCGACGTCGTGATCGACGTCGTGGTCGCGGCCGAGCTGCTCAAGCAGGCCCAGGCGAGCCCGGCGCGCTTCGACCTCGCCGCGTCGTGGATCAACCAGAAGATGCTCGACGTCGACGCGAAGACGCGCCGCATCCAGGACGGCGGCAGCGCGCGCATCGATCGCTGCGAGAAGATCCTCGGGCTCGCGGAGTAG
- a CDS encoding ATP-binding protein has product MARAKASYDEKSIQTLDALEHIRLRTGMYIGRLGNGTHPLDGIYVMLKEVVDNAIDEFIMGEGRRIVIERDGPSMSVRDFGRGIPLGKLVECVSQINTGGKYNDDVFQFSVGLNGVGTKAVNALSSEFEVTSWREGRFRRAEFARGRLVRDAKGKDEETPTGTHVRFTPDLEIFKRYDWNEEFVAQRLRYYAFLNAGLTIEYAGEKYRSARGLADLLQHEMGDEPPLYDVVYFKGERLEFAFTHTHAYGETYFSFVNGQYTNDGGTHQSAFREGVLKGVNEFAKKNFAGEDVRDGIVGAVAIKLQDPVFESQTKNKLGSTEVRGTIVSQVKDNVVRWLHQNPEQAQQLVAKVVANERVRKELTAIKKEARERAKRVAIRIPKLTDCKVHFDDPKGKRREETTIFIGEGDSAGGVMIPSRDVFTQAVFTLRGKPLNCHGLKRDAIYKNEELYNLMRALGIEDGVEGLRYNRVVLATDADVDGMHIRNLLLTFFLRFFEELVVKGHLYILETPLFRVRNKRDTRYCYSEDERDAAMRALDGPEVTRFKGLGEIGPREFKQFIGDEMRLVPVSVQSIGEVSKHLDFFMGKNTPERRDFIVNNLHADVVQA; this is encoded by the coding sequence ATGGCCCGGGCCAAGGCGAGCTACGACGAGAAGTCGATCCAGACGCTGGACGCGCTCGAGCACATCCGGCTGCGCACCGGCATGTACATCGGCCGGCTCGGCAACGGCACGCATCCGCTCGACGGCATCTACGTGATGCTGAAGGAGGTCGTCGACAACGCGATCGACGAGTTCATCATGGGCGAGGGGCGGCGCATCGTGATCGAGCGCGACGGCCCGTCCATGAGCGTGCGCGACTTCGGACGCGGCATCCCGCTCGGCAAGCTCGTCGAGTGCGTCAGCCAGATCAACACCGGCGGCAAGTACAACGACGACGTGTTCCAGTTCTCGGTCGGCCTGAACGGGGTCGGCACGAAGGCGGTGAACGCGCTGTCCTCGGAGTTCGAGGTCACGAGCTGGCGCGAGGGCCGCTTCCGGCGCGCCGAGTTCGCGCGCGGCCGCCTCGTGCGCGACGCGAAGGGCAAGGACGAAGAGACGCCGACCGGCACCCACGTCCGCTTCACGCCCGACCTCGAGATCTTCAAGCGCTACGACTGGAACGAGGAGTTCGTCGCGCAGCGCCTGCGGTACTACGCGTTCCTCAACGCGGGCCTCACGATCGAGTACGCCGGCGAGAAGTACCGGAGCGCGCGCGGCCTCGCCGACCTGCTGCAGCACGAGATGGGCGACGAGCCGCCGCTCTACGACGTCGTCTACTTCAAGGGCGAGCGGCTCGAGTTCGCGTTCACGCACACGCACGCGTACGGCGAGACGTACTTCTCCTTCGTGAACGGCCAGTACACGAACGACGGCGGCACCCACCAGAGCGCGTTCCGCGAGGGCGTGCTCAAGGGCGTCAACGAGTTCGCGAAGAAGAACTTCGCCGGCGAGGACGTCCGGGACGGCATCGTCGGCGCGGTCGCGATCAAGCTGCAGGACCCGGTCTTCGAGAGCCAGACGAAGAACAAGCTCGGCTCGACCGAGGTGCGCGGCACGATCGTGTCGCAGGTGAAGGACAACGTCGTCCGCTGGCTGCACCAGAACCCGGAGCAGGCGCAGCAGCTCGTCGCGAAGGTGGTCGCCAACGAGCGCGTGCGGAAGGAGCTCACGGCGATCAAGAAGGAGGCGCGCGAGCGCGCGAAGCGCGTCGCCATCCGCATCCCGAAGCTCACCGACTGCAAGGTCCACTTCGACGATCCGAAGGGGAAGCGGCGCGAGGAGACGACGATCTTCATCGGCGAGGGCGACTCCGCGGGCGGCGTGATGATCCCGTCGCGCGACGTCTTCACGCAGGCGGTGTTCACGCTGCGCGGCAAGCCGCTCAACTGCCACGGCCTCAAGCGCGACGCGATCTACAAGAACGAGGAGCTCTACAACCTCATGCGCGCGCTCGGCATCGAGGACGGCGTCGAGGGGCTCCGCTACAACCGCGTCGTGCTCGCCACCGACGCCGACGTCGACGGCATGCACATCCGCAACCTGCTGCTGACGTTCTTCCTGCGCTTCTTCGAGGAGCTCGTGGTCAAGGGCCACCTCTACATCCTCGAGACGCCGCTCTTCCGCGTCCGCAACAAGCGCGACACCCGCTACTGCTACTCCGAGGACGAGCGCGACGCGGCGATGCGCGCGCTCGACGGGCCCGAGGTGACGCGCTTCAAGGGCCTCGGCGAGATCGGCCCGCGCGAGTTCAAGCAGTTCATCGGCGACGAGATGCGGCTCGTGCCGGTGTCGGTGCAGAGCATCGGCGAGGTCTCGAAGCACCTCGACTTCTTCATGGGGAAGAACACGCCCGAGCGGCGCGACTTCATCGTGAACAACCTGCACGCCGACGTCGTGCAGGCCTAG
- a CDS encoding AEC family transporter yields the protein MIVELASIVAPVYAIAGLGWAWARSRRHFDGAFATDLVMTVGAPCLVFSSLSRLHMDGGALVEMALATAAALACSFAIGAVALRAAGLSLPTFLGTLVFGNTGNMGLPLCYFAFGDEGLAFGACFFAVASIAHYTVGQWVWSGRVSLREVNTPLSWAAVAAVVVLATGARVPAWVDRTTATLGGLAIPLMQLSLGVSLAQLRLAHVPRTLALSLLRLGMGFGVGVALAHAFALEGVARGVLVLDCAMPAAVFNYMMAARYDREPAEVASVVVLSTLLAFGTLPLVIGWLLAGG from the coding sequence GTGATCGTCGAGCTCGCGTCCATCGTCGCGCCGGTCTACGCGATCGCGGGCCTCGGGTGGGCGTGGGCGCGCTCGCGGCGCCACTTCGACGGCGCGTTCGCGACCGACCTCGTGATGACGGTCGGCGCGCCCTGTCTCGTGTTCTCGAGCCTCTCCCGCCTCCACATGGACGGCGGCGCGCTCGTCGAGATGGCGCTCGCCACCGCCGCCGCGCTCGCCTGCTCGTTCGCGATCGGCGCCGTCGCGCTGCGAGCGGCGGGGCTCTCGCTGCCCACCTTCCTCGGGACGCTCGTCTTCGGCAACACCGGCAACATGGGCCTCCCGCTCTGCTACTTCGCGTTCGGCGACGAGGGGCTCGCCTTCGGCGCGTGCTTCTTCGCCGTCGCGTCGATCGCGCACTACACGGTCGGACAGTGGGTCTGGAGCGGGCGCGTCTCGCTGCGCGAGGTGAACACGCCGCTCAGCTGGGCCGCCGTCGCCGCGGTGGTCGTGCTCGCGACGGGCGCGCGCGTGCCCGCGTGGGTCGACCGCACGACCGCGACGCTCGGTGGTCTCGCGATCCCGCTCATGCAGCTGTCGCTCGGCGTCTCGCTCGCGCAGCTGCGCCTCGCCCACGTGCCGCGGACGCTCGCGCTCTCGCTGCTGCGGCTCGGCATGGGCTTCGGCGTGGGCGTCGCGCTCGCGCACGCGTTCGCCCTCGAGGGCGTCGCGCGCGGCGTGCTCGTGCTCGACTGCGCGATGCCCGCCGCGGTCTTCAACTACATGATGGCGGCGCGCTACGACCGCGAGCCGGCCGAGGTGGCGAGCGTGGTCGTGCTCTCGACGCTGCTCGCGTTCGGGACGCTCCCGCTCGTGATCGGCTGGCTGCTCGCAGGCGGCTGA